In Desulfovibrio sp. TomC, the sequence TTGGATGGGCCTTGAGCCAGGCCTTTTTGGCGAACCAGCCGCCGATAAGATAGGGGCTGCCGAAGGCGGCATGGGGCGAGGGATCGAGCACCTTGGCCGCGCCGCGCGATACGGCGTCGGTGACAAACGGTTCCAGGACCAGCGCCGCCTGGACCGAACCTTTGCCCAGGGCGGAAACCATGTCCGGGAAGGGCACTTCCACCAGCCGGATGGCGTCCGGGGCGATGCCGGCCTTCTCGGCCAGGGCGCGCATGGCCGCCTCATTGATGTTGCCAAGGGTGTTTATGGCCACGGTCTTGCCGGCCAGATCCGCCACCGAAGCGATTTTGGCATCGGCCGCGACCAGCAGGGCGTGGACGTCGTTGCTGCCGGCCACTCCCTCGGCTCCGGGAGCCAGAAAGGCAAAGTCAAAGCCCTTGGCGTGGGCCAGGATGATGGACACGGTGTTGGACCAGCCGATGGCCAGCTCGCCGCCTTCCACGGCCGGAGCGATGACCGCCCCGCCTTTCATGGCCAAACCGGTTGCGGCCAGCCCTTCGGCAGCAAAATAGCCCAGGTCCTCGGCCACGTAATATTGCAGGCAGTCGCCTACCGGGATGTAGCCGATTTTGATGGCGGTCGGATCGGCGGCCAGGGCGGCAGTGGCCGCCAGCAAGGACAGGAGCAGGGCGCAGCAGGCGCAGGCAGTGGCTTTCATAGGGCCTCCCGTGGCGTGTGTCGCACCACTTTGACACAAATCCGGGTTTGGCGGAATCGAAAATGGCGGCATCC encodes:
- a CDS encoding ABC transporter substrate-binding protein, which translates into the protein MKATACACCALLLSLLAATAALAADPTAIKIGYIPVGDCLQYYVAEDLGYFAAEGLAATGLAMKGGAVIAPAVEGGELAIGWSNTVSIILAHAKGFDFAFLAPGAEGVAGSNDVHALLVAADAKIASVADLAGKTVAINTLGNINEAAMRALAEKAGIAPDAIRLVEVPFPDMVSALGKGSVQAALVLEPFVTDAVSRGAAKVLDPSPHAAFGSPYLIGGWFAKKAWLKAHPTEAAAFLRAVTKASAFIAAHPNQARTMLSQRTKLAPELAANIVLPRFPETLAPAALTGIIDVAARYGLLAKPFPAAEILAAPAD